GCTCTGGGACTTCCGGTTCCGGCTGGAGATCTACGTGCCTCGGGAGAAGCGGCAGTACGGCTACTTCGTCATGCCGCTGCTGCACGAGGACCGGATGATCGGCCGGGTCGACCCGGAGCTGGACCGGGAGCACGGACGGCTGATCATCAACGCCATCCATGTGGAGGAGCACGCCGCCCGCTCAGCGGAGCCGGCCCGGGCGGTGGCCAGCGCGCTCAAGTCGCTGGCGACCTTCGTGGGCGCGCGGGAGCTCCACTACCCGGGCCCGGTGCCGAAGGCGTGGCGACGCGCGCTCGTCGCGGGGGCGTGAGGGGGGCTGTCGCTGCATTCGCGGCCCCCTGGGCGCCCAGGAGCTGGAAGCTCACCATCGCAGGGGCAGATGCCGGGGGCCACGGAGGGCCGCGAGCCCATGGGGCTCCATCGCCTGGATGTCGACGTGGAACACGCCCGGCGTTCGCCACAGTCCTTCGAGGATCACCCGGGCCTGCATCATCGCGAGCCCCGCCCCCGGACACCGATGGCTCCCCGCGCCGAACGCCAACCCATGCCGTGGCGCGCGCGAGGCGCCCTCGTTCGCGGACACCGGGCAGGGGTCGCCGCCCGTCGCGCCCAACCGCAGCAGCAACCGGGTGCCCTTGGGAATCCCCACGCCCGCGAGGCACACCTCCTCCGCGGCCTCCCGCACCGTGAGCTGCACCGGCGAGTCCTGCCGCAGCGCCGCTTCCAGCAGCAGGGTCAGGGCCTCCGCGCTTCGGGGCGCGGGAGGTCCTTCCCCCGCGGCCCGTTGCGCCGCCAGCAGCGCGCTTCCCACCAGCAGGCAGGTGGTGTCCGCCGCGCCCTTCATCACCGTCACCGCCAGGTCCAGCACCTGCGCGGCCTGGAGCTCGCCCCGATCCCTCGCGGCGACGAGCGAGGCCAGGAGCCCCGGCTCCGACGTCACCGGGAGCGATGCGAGGGCCTCCGACAGCTCGCGGGTCATGTCCTCGAAGGAGGCCCGCAGCCAGGGGGGACGCGACTGCGCGTTGCACAGCGCGCACACCCGCATCCACCGCGCGACGTCCGCCCGGCGGGCCTCGTCCAGGCCGAGCAACGCGGTCATCACCGCCACTCCCACCGGAACGCAGACGTCATCGATGACATCACACGTCCCACGGGGCGCGCTCACCGCCATCACCGCGTCGAACCCGGCCCGCGCGGTGGCCTCCAGCCGCGCGACATTCCTCGCGGAGAACGCCGCGCCAAGCTGGCGGCGCAGGTGCGGGTGGACCGGCGCATCCGACGCGAGCAGCGTGTCCCGGGCCGCCAGCGGCGCGGCGTCTCCGGGCGCGCGAAGCTCGAAGCTGTCCACGCCCAGCGTGCCCGCGCTGAAGCGCGAGTCGTCGCGCAGCACGGCCTCCACCTCCCGGGCACCGCTCACGACGTAGATTCCGTGGGCTTCGTCGTGGAGCACCCGGGGCGGCTCCGAGCCCTCCGGAGGCTCCGGAGGCACGGCGCTCTTGGCTGGAGCGGAGCTCATGACAGGGCCCCCGCCGTGGTGAGCGCCGTCTCCAGCGAGATGGCGCGCGCGCCCAGCCGTGGCGCCAGCTGGGACATCTCCGCGACGGGGCCGACCTCGATGAGGAGCGGTGCCCCCACCGTGCCCAGGGCCGGCACCGAGTCCAGGAAGCGCACCTGACCGCGGAGCATGTCCCACCAATGCGAAGCCGCCACGGAAGCTCCTGTCTCGAACCACCGCGCCCGAGCGCCGGACAGCATGGGCCGGGTGAGGGGCAGGGACGCACGTCCCTTCAGCGCGGCTTCGAGCGCCGCGCGTCCCTCCCGCAGCGAGCGCACGTGGACGCCCCAGGGAAAGGGCAGTGCCCGGATGCGGATGCCCGCCGCCGTGAGCCTCCGCTCGAGCCCCGCCACCGCGTCCGCGTCTCCCGACAGCACCGTGACGCCCGGCTCCATCCTCGCGCCAATACCCACCGCGCCCTCTGGCAGCGTCGCCAGCAGCGCGGCGCACTCCGACTCCGGCAGCCAGGTGATCAACATGCGGTGACGCCCGGCCTCGGGCTCCAGGCTCCGTCCTCCGTGGAGCGCGATCCGCAGCGCGTCCTCCCAGCCGAAAGCCCCCGCCGCGTGGGCCGCGGAGACCTCGCCCGCGCACACGCCGAAGACCGCATCCCCATCCACGCCGTGGGCGCGCAGCGCCGCCAACGCCGCGACCTGGACCCCCACCACCAGCGGAAACGTCACCGACACCGCGAGCCGGGGACCGCCCTCCGCGCGCAGCTCCAGCAGGGGGGACCAGCCCGCCTCCTGGCGGACGAGCGCATCCCCCGCGTGGAGCATCTCCCGGAACACCGGCTCCCGTCGCGCGAGCCCCAGGACCCACGCTCCGTCCAGTACCGTGCCTCCCGGGAAGGCCAGCACCTGTTTCACCGCGCCGCTCATGCGGACCGTCCTTCCACGCGCGCGAGCGCCTCCAGGCACAGCGCCGTCGTCAGCTCCTCCGAACCCCAGAACACCGCGTGCGGCGTGGGCGGCTCCGGGCCCGCGTAGAACGCCTCCCGCTCCCAACCGCCCTCGGGCGTCTGCCGCGCCAGCAGGGTGTCCACCGCGCGGTGCTCCTCCGGGCCCAGGTCCACCCCGTGCGCGAGGAGCGTGCAGAGCGCCATCGCGAGCGACAGCGAGCCCCCTTCCGCAGCGAGCGCCTGCCTCGAGCGCGCCACCGCCGCGTCCCGGCAGACGCCGAAGCCGCGCACGCCGTGCTCGAACGCCCGCGCCACCGCGTGGTGCAGGGACAGGGGCTGGACGTAGTACGCGCTCGCCCGGTCATCGCGGCCCTGGAGGATCTCCTCGATGACCAGGTCCCGGGCCGCCAGCGTCTCCGGGCGCTCGCCCAGGTACAGCAGCACGTTCGCGTTCACCACCGCGTCCAGGTCGTTGTTCCGGTTGGGCGGACGCAACCACGTCAGGAACAGCCCCGACGCGTGCCGGTTCGCAAGCAGCGCCGGCACGTTGTTCTCGATCCCCGCGTCGTCCCGGAGCGCGAACGAAGCACAGCACGTGTCATCCACGTCGGGGTCAATGGGCTTCCCATTCCGCGAAGACCAGTACCGCCAGACGCCGGGCGCCTCCTGCTCCTCCCGCAGGAAGGCGCGTGCCTTCTGCGTCATGGCCTCCACCGTGGGACCGCTCACGTAGTCGAGCGCGTGCAGCACGAAGGTCGTCACGAACGGGGACGAGTCGAACGTGCCCTCGTCCCGGAGGTGCGAGTCGAAGTGCAGGGTGCTGGCGAACTCCCCGTGCGCGAGCTGCCTTCGCGCCAGGAAGTCCACCGCGCGCTCGATGGCCGGACGGGGGCGCATCACAGCCCCGAGTCGTCGTTGAGGATGGTGTTCTGGGCGTTGAGGGCCTGGTTGCGCCGGAAGGCGTTCTCGTTGGCGCGCGCCTGCTGCCGCTGGACCTGCTTTTCAATCTTGTAGTTGGTGACCTCCGGGACCAGTCCGTTCAGGGCGCCGAAGGCGACACCCTGGATGAAGCCGATGAGCGTGGAGGTGGCATCCGCCTTCGTGAGCGCGGCGTTGACCGGGGCACTGGCCAGGCCTCCCGCCACACCGGCACTCACGCCCCGGATCGTGGCCTGGACCGTGCCCTTCAGGGAGGTGGTGCTCAGCGGCTTCTTGAGGATGCCGCCGACGCTGCCGCCCACCGCCGAACCGATGGTGCCCGTGACGAAGCTCTGCCATGCCGCCGTCGCGGGATCCTCTCCCATCAGCGCCGCCTGCGCCGAGGCCTGGGCCGAGGACACGCCGCCCTCCACCACCGCGCCCACCGCGATCGTCGTGGCGGTGGCCAGGGTCGCGTTGGTGATGACCGATTGCGCCGCGATCGCCACGCCGCCCGTCAGCCCGCCACTCAGCGCGCCGCCCACGGTGCTGATCGCCAGGGTGCCGAAGAAGATGCCCGCCGCCTCACTGCCCTTGGCGCCGGAGCTGGCCACGGACACCGCGCCATTCACGATGCCCGCCACCGCTCCGAGTCCCGCGCCAATCGCGATGGCGGGGGCCACTTCGACGATGGCGGCGGCCACCGCGGTGGCGGCGGCGACGAGCGCGGCGATGAGCTCCACGAAGAACTCGCCGTCCGGGTCGATGTACACCAGCGGGTTGTTGCCCGCGTAGGCGTACGGGCTGCTGAACTGATGGCGCGGATCCGTGGAGCGCAGCCGTCCCTGGCGCGGCGAATACATGCGCGCCCGGAAGTCGTAGTCCCCCGTCTCATCCAGCTCCCGCGCCACGAACCGGTAGGGGATGACGTCCGGCTGCGACCCCAGCGCGCCCCCGTCCGTGTCGCCGTAGGGCAGGTAGTCGTAGCCCGCGAGCAGGTTCGCCTGTTCGTCCAGCACCGCGCGGATGGAGCCGAGCCGGTCCGTGACGATGAAGCCCCGGAGGCCTGCGCCGCGAAGCTGCACGGGCCCGCGCGGGCCCCAGATGTACTGGACGCTGTCTCCACCCGTCACCTCCGCGAGCACGTCGTTGCCCGCGCCCCGGAGGTACAGCTTGGACACCGACTGACCGGTGCCCTGCGTCACCGTCTTCTGGAGCCGCCGGGCGTCGCGGCCGTAGCGCACGTCCACCCGGGTGCCATTGCCCATCCGTGTCTCCAGCACCCGGTCGCGGAAGCCGTCCCAGGTGGACGTGGAGCCTTCATCGCCACCGGTGGTGTCGACGAGGGTCGTCTGGTTGCCGTTGGCGTCGTAGCCGAAGGTGACGGCCTCCGGCGGCGCGCTGAGGCTCTGCGCGCGGTCCTTCGTGGCCGGGGTGTACGTCTGGGTGAGGTCCGCCTGCTTCGTGAGGTTGCCGTTGGCGTCGTAGGTGTAGGGCTGCGCACCCTGGCCGTCGCCGGCGTCGACGCTCGACAGCCAGCCGCGCGGATCCATGCCGAAGTTCGACACGCGCTCGGGGCGGGGACCGCGGGCCGCGGTGGTGATGCGCGAGGGCATGCCCCCGTACCAGCCGGCGCCTCCGCCCGGAGGCAGCGCGTAGTCGGTGGTCTCGCTGAACTGGCTGCCCTGCGTCTGCTGGAGCCAGCCGGGCGGCGCATACGCGAACGTCCGCGTCACGCCCACCTGTTGTCCCGCGTCCGTGTACACGGCCTCCGTCGCGACGCCGCCGTTCGTCCCATACGTGTACGCCGCGACACGCTGGCCGTTGACGAGGATGCCGGCCACCCGGCCCGCCACGTCGCGCTGGTAGTCCAGGGACACGCCGTCGGTGCCCGGGTAGCCGATGAAGCCGACGTCACCCTGGTTGTCGTAGGTGTAGTGCGTCACGTAGACGGTCGGGTCGCCCGACACCTGCACCGAGTACTGGCGGATGGTGATGTAGATGTCGTGGGTGATGATCTCCGTGGACGTGAAGCCATCGGTCCCGGGCACCGCTGGATCCACCTGGTTCTGGCTCACCACCTTCACCAGCTGGCCCAGCGAGAACAGGTTGTCGGGCGTGAGGGTCGGGCTCACCTGGTCATAGGTGTAGAGGTTGGACGCCGTGGCCTGGGGATAGGACTGATCCTCCAGGTGCTGGGCCAGGGTTCCCGGCCAGGCCGAGGGCGCGCAGCCCTCCTCGACGACGCGGGACTTCGCGTCGTACTTCCAGTAGCGG
Above is a window of Corallococcus caeni DNA encoding:
- a CDS encoding cytochrome P450; this encodes MSSAPAKSAVPPEPPEGSEPPRVLHDEAHGIYVVSGAREVEAVLRDDSRFSAGTLGVDSFELRAPGDAAPLAARDTLLASDAPVHPHLRRQLGAAFSARNVARLEATARAGFDAVMAVSAPRGTCDVIDDVCVPVGVAVMTALLGLDEARRADVARWMRVCALCNAQSRPPWLRASFEDMTRELSEALASLPVTSEPGLLASLVAARDRGELQAAQVLDLAVTVMKGAADTTCLLVGSALLAAQRAAGEGPPAPRSAEALTLLLEAALRQDSPVQLTVREAAEEVCLAGVGIPKGTRLLLRLGATGGDPCPVSANEGASRAPRHGLAFGAGSHRCPGAGLAMMQARVILEGLWRTPGVFHVDIQAMEPHGLAALRGPRHLPLRW
- a CDS encoding acyltransferase domain-containing protein, with amino-acid sequence MSGAVKQVLAFPGGTVLDGAWVLGLARREPVFREMLHAGDALVRQEAGWSPLLELRAEGGPRLAVSVTFPLVVGVQVAALAALRAHGVDGDAVFGVCAGEVSAAHAAGAFGWEDALRIALHGGRSLEPEAGRHRMLITWLPESECAALLATLPEGAVGIGARMEPGVTVLSGDADAVAGLERRLTAAGIRIRALPFPWGVHVRSLREGRAALEAALKGRASLPLTRPMLSGARARWFETGASVAASHWWDMLRGQVRFLDSVPALGTVGAPLLIEVGPVAEMSQLAPRLGARAISLETALTTAGALS